The following coding sequences are from one Kallotenue papyrolyticum window:
- a CDS encoding sugar transferase — translation MERGRRSVSPVPPTLPITDVAPPQEELALPGMRSTALPVNALRARRRRLETLALLALDLVMIGTGFALAWWVRYEWLTHLGSEVFYYQPLTRFWRTGLLLTLLTLTLLWLKGAYRLPRNAAWLGQLGMLASSATTAVGLTIIATFLSRMLSAPSRLIFIYAAILIFVMLALGRLLLLSWRRWRWRHGQDLERVLVVGGTGLSREVMQALAESAATGYQLVGYVADADPQHNNGHHDLPAAHLGTLEQLPYAVARHRIEHVIVALPFWQHHALPQVVEKCIQLGIDFQVVPDFYELSFDRVTIQELRGTPLISLRENQIKGANYLLKRTMDLVLVVGTLPLWGLLALIIAALIRIFDGKPVLYRQTRIGRNGRPFEFLKFRTMVPNADQLREQLMTQNEADGPMFKIKDDPRVTAIGRVLRRTSLDEIPNLWNVLRGEMSLVGPRPAIPEEVARYEPWQRRRLQVMPGVTGLWQATGRSDTTFDEYVRLDIYYIEHWSLWLDIRILLATIPSVLSGRGAY, via the coding sequence ATGGAGCGAGGACGAAGAAGCGTAAGCCCTGTCCCACCCACGCTGCCGATCACCGACGTCGCGCCGCCCCAGGAAGAGCTGGCGCTGCCCGGCATGCGATCCACGGCGCTGCCGGTCAATGCGCTGCGCGCGCGGCGGCGACGCCTCGAGACCCTGGCGCTGCTGGCGCTCGACCTGGTGATGATCGGAACGGGCTTTGCGCTGGCCTGGTGGGTGCGCTACGAATGGCTGACGCATCTCGGCAGCGAAGTCTTCTACTACCAGCCCTTGACACGCTTCTGGCGCACCGGCCTGCTGCTGACGCTGCTGACGCTAACGCTGCTCTGGCTCAAGGGCGCCTACCGCCTGCCGCGCAACGCCGCCTGGCTGGGCCAGCTCGGCATGCTGGCCAGCAGCGCCACCACCGCCGTGGGCCTGACGATCATCGCGACGTTTCTCTCGCGCATGTTGAGCGCACCATCGCGCCTGATCTTCATCTATGCCGCGATCCTGATCTTTGTGATGCTGGCGCTGGGGCGGCTGCTGCTGCTGAGCTGGCGGCGCTGGCGTTGGCGGCATGGTCAGGATCTCGAACGCGTGCTGGTGGTCGGCGGCACCGGCCTGAGTCGCGAGGTGATGCAGGCGCTCGCGGAGAGCGCCGCCACCGGCTACCAGTTGGTGGGCTACGTGGCCGACGCCGACCCGCAGCACAACAACGGCCACCACGATCTGCCGGCGGCGCACCTGGGAACGCTGGAGCAGCTCCCCTATGCCGTGGCGCGCCACCGCATCGAGCATGTGATTGTGGCGCTGCCCTTCTGGCAACACCATGCCCTGCCGCAGGTGGTCGAAAAATGCATCCAGCTCGGCATCGACTTTCAGGTCGTGCCCGACTTCTATGAACTGTCCTTCGACCGCGTCACGATCCAGGAGCTGCGCGGCACACCGCTGATCAGCCTGCGTGAAAACCAGATCAAAGGCGCGAACTACCTGCTCAAGCGCACCATGGACCTGGTACTGGTGGTCGGCACCCTGCCGCTGTGGGGCCTGCTGGCGCTGATCATCGCCGCGCTGATCCGCATCTTCGACGGCAAACCGGTGCTCTACCGCCAGACGCGTATCGGCCGCAACGGGCGCCCCTTTGAGTTCCTTAAGTTTCGCACCATGGTGCCCAACGCCGATCAACTGCGCGAGCAGTTGATGACGCAGAACGAGGCCGATGGACCGATGTTCAAGATCAAAGACGACCCGCGCGTCACAGCGATTGGACGCGTGCTCCGCCGCACCAGTCTGGACGAGATTCCCAACCTGTGGAACGTGCTGCGCGGCGAGATGAGTCTGGTCGGGCCGCGGCCGGCAATTCCCGAGGAAGTCGCCCGCTACGAACCCTGGCAACGGCGCCGTCTGCAGGTGATGCCCGGCGTGACCGGCCTGTGGCAGGCGACCGGGCGCTCGGATACCACCTTCGACGAGTACGTGCGCCTGGACATCTACTACATTGAACACTGGTCGCTCTGGCTGGATATTCGCATCCTGCTGGCGACGATTCCATCCGTACTCAGTGGGCGGGGCGCGTACTGA
- the obgE gene encoding GTPase ObgE, which yields MAELIDKARIFVKAGDGGDGLATFRREKYVPRGGPDGGDGGRGGHVYLEVDPRLNTLLPFQYERRFEAERGQNGGRQRKTGRRGKDLVIRVPPGTVVRTVIDGQTYEVDLVRPGQRLLAARGGKGGLGNVHFATSTHQAPRIAELGQPGEERELELELKLVADVGLVGFPNAGKSTLLAAISAARPKIGAYPFTTLVPNLGVVEVGDQTFVVADIPGLIEGAHAGVGLGHEFLRHVERTRLLIHVIDAAGTEGRDPLDDFHQINQELRLYRPELAERRQVIALNKIDLPEGRANAERLRHALPVPPSDIFAISAATGEGVRPMLERVAELLRELPNPLAAQPPSEEVLTWPLPEVDPNAFTITRERGGFRVRGQKIEKLVSMLNFAQPESLDRLQRNLEASGIADALRAAGVQNGDTVYIGKAELVWSEDEEA from the coding sequence ATGGCAGAGTTGATCGATAAGGCACGGATTTTTGTCAAGGCCGGCGATGGTGGCGATGGCCTGGCCACCTTCCGGCGCGAAAAGTATGTCCCGCGGGGCGGGCCCGACGGCGGCGACGGCGGACGCGGCGGCCATGTCTATCTGGAGGTCGATCCGCGGCTCAACACGTTGCTGCCATTCCAATACGAGCGCCGCTTCGAGGCCGAGCGCGGTCAGAACGGCGGTCGGCAGCGCAAAACCGGGCGCCGCGGCAAAGACCTGGTCATTCGCGTACCGCCCGGCACTGTGGTGCGCACCGTGATCGATGGCCAAACGTACGAGGTCGATCTGGTGCGGCCCGGTCAACGGCTGCTGGCGGCGCGCGGCGGCAAGGGCGGGCTAGGCAACGTGCACTTCGCCACCTCCACGCACCAGGCGCCGCGCATCGCCGAACTGGGCCAGCCCGGCGAGGAGCGCGAACTGGAGCTGGAGTTGAAGCTGGTCGCCGATGTGGGGCTGGTGGGCTTTCCCAACGCCGGCAAATCGACGCTGCTGGCAGCGATCAGCGCGGCACGGCCCAAGATCGGCGCCTACCCCTTTACCACGCTGGTGCCCAACCTGGGCGTGGTCGAGGTTGGCGATCAGACCTTCGTGGTCGCCGACATTCCGGGCCTGATCGAGGGCGCACACGCAGGTGTGGGCCTGGGGCACGAGTTTCTGCGGCATGTCGAGCGCACGCGGCTGCTGATCCATGTGATCGACGCAGCCGGCACCGAAGGCCGCGATCCGCTGGACGACTTCCACCAGATCAACCAGGAGCTGCGCCTGTACCGTCCCGAGCTGGCCGAACGTCGCCAGGTGATCGCGCTCAACAAGATCGACCTGCCCGAAGGCCGCGCCAACGCCGAGCGGCTACGCCACGCGCTGCCCGTGCCCCCGAGCGATATCTTTGCCATCTCGGCCGCCACTGGCGAGGGCGTACGCCCCATGCTGGAGCGCGTGGCCGAGCTGCTGCGCGAGCTGCCCAATCCGCTGGCCGCGCAGCCGCCCTCGGAAGAGGTGCTCACCTGGCCGCTGCCGGAGGTCGATCCCAACGCCTTCACGATCACGCGCGAGCGGGGTGGCTTCCGCGTGCGCGGCCAAAAGATCGAGAAGCTGGTTTCGATGCTCAACTTCGCGCAGCCTGAGTCACTAGATCGGCTGCAACGCAACCTGGAGGCCAGTGGCATCGCCGATGCCCTGCGCGCCGCGGGCGTGCAAAACGGCGACACCGTCTATATCGGAAAAGCAGAGCTGGTATGGAGCGAGGACGAAGAAGCGTAA
- a CDS encoding N(4)-(beta-N-acetylglucosaminyl)-L-asparaginase, producing the protein MIVVASANGKIGIPAAMEILRAGGSALDAVEAATRIVEDNPDDHTVGYGGYPNLLGEVELDASIMDGRTLRAGAVGALKGYRHPISVARKVMEELPHVLLVGEGAARFAAEMGFQAENLLTDEAATVYRQGISGALPPDKARDWLSGGIDRNLARLARLTTDPERAAGTVNFIAKDREGNIAVAVSTSGWAWKYPGRLGDSPVIGAGNYADNRYGACACTGWGELALRCGTAHAVVLYQRLGFGLEQACRQAMHDLAYVAEDPARAIMNLIAINRDGRPIGMTTVPGRTYVWMTDDLDAPVEEPRVVIDLTRVKR; encoded by the coding sequence ATGATCGTAGTGGCAAGCGCCAACGGCAAGATCGGCATACCGGCGGCGATGGAGATTCTGCGCGCCGGCGGCAGTGCGCTGGACGCAGTCGAGGCTGCCACGCGCATTGTCGAGGATAACCCGGACGACCATACCGTCGGCTACGGCGGCTATCCCAACCTGCTGGGCGAAGTCGAGCTGGACGCCTCGATCATGGACGGTCGCACGCTGCGTGCCGGCGCGGTCGGCGCGCTCAAAGGCTACCGCCACCCCATCTCGGTAGCGCGCAAGGTGATGGAAGAGCTACCGCACGTGCTGCTGGTGGGCGAGGGCGCGGCGCGCTTTGCCGCGGAAATGGGCTTTCAGGCCGAAAACCTGCTCACCGACGAGGCCGCCACCGTCTATCGCCAGGGCATCAGCGGCGCCTTGCCGCCCGACAAGGCGCGTGACTGGCTGAGCGGTGGTATTGATCGCAACCTGGCGCGGCTGGCGCGGCTGACGACCGATCCCGAACGCGCCGCGGGGACGGTCAATTTCATCGCCAAGGATCGCGAAGGCAACATCGCTGTGGCCGTCAGCACCAGCGGCTGGGCCTGGAAGTATCCAGGCCGCCTGGGCGACTCGCCGGTGATCGGCGCGGGCAACTATGCCGACAATCGCTACGGTGCCTGCGCCTGTACCGGCTGGGGCGAGCTGGCCTTGCGCTGTGGTACGGCGCATGCGGTGGTGCTCTACCAACGGCTGGGCTTTGGCCTGGAGCAGGCCTGCCGCCAGGCGATGCACGATCTGGCCTACGTCGCTGAGGACCCGGCGCGGGCGATCATGAACCTGATCGCCATCAATCGTGATGGCCGGCCGATCGGCATGACCACTGTGCCGGGGCGTACCTACGTTTGGATGACAGACGACCTGGATGCGCCGGTCGAAGAGCCGCGGGTGGTCATCGACCTGACCCGGGTTAAGCGGTAG
- a CDS encoding acyl-CoA thioesterase, with amino-acid sequence MPHYPYSLPITVAFRDLDALGHVNNAVYLTYFEHARIGYGLRLIGSDSLRDLAFIVAEATVTYLRPAYYGDELEVGARITEIGTKSFVMEYGLWRRADGELIARGRTVQVWYNYAAGRSERVPDAFRAAVARDNARVPPQDAPQS; translated from the coding sequence ATGCCGCACTATCCCTACAGCCTGCCGATCACGGTGGCCTTTCGCGATCTCGACGCGCTGGGCCATGTCAACAACGCCGTGTATCTGACCTATTTCGAACACGCACGCATCGGCTACGGCCTACGCCTGATCGGCAGCGACTCGCTGCGCGATCTGGCCTTTATCGTTGCCGAGGCGACCGTGACTTACCTGCGCCCGGCGTACTACGGCGACGAGCTAGAGGTGGGCGCGCGCATCACCGAGATCGGCACCAAAAGCTTCGTGATGGAATACGGTCTGTGGCGGCGCGCCGATGGCGAGCTGATCGCCCGTGGACGGACGGTGCAGGTCTGGTACAACTATGCTGCCGGACGCTCCGAGCGCGTGCCGGATGCGTTTCGCGCCGCCGTGGCGCGCGACAACGCCCGCGTGCCGCCGCAGGACGCGCCGCAGAGCTGA
- a CDS encoding O-antigen ligase family protein, with translation MQRAQMFSGPAWPRLALAGGLLLTALLLAWLPWWLAAALILVPLLVGLIVLEPALGLYAAILSVPVQETVRLPTGLTVTQVVVVLAFGAWLLRLLAHPERSPRLWLLGPWLVLLGVLLASAVLSPYSRLEALLQFARWVASLLAFILTLGTISTRHRLWGLVAALLLGPLIAALIGLVQFVVPSTAPESFLILGERFARASATFGKPNPFAGYLNMAWPLALALAIFYAHRALVRTAWRLHATLLALLFGGATLVLLAGLFASYSRGGWLGASVGLLTLALAGGRRTTLLAGLGVLLALLVGLLGAFRVLPPAFTDRLTPVVENLRIFDAGEVAITDDNFAIVERMAHWQAGWRMWQAHPLLGVGVGNYNTAYRDFYVAPWAISQGHAHNYYIHMLAESGLLGLLAYLGLIGAMAYAAIRARQQGNGTVWGAAAAGVCGIIAAVAGHNVFENLHVLNMGIQLSGVWGLAIIAPRLKSEGDA, from the coding sequence ATGCAGCGCGCGCAGATGTTCTCCGGCCCTGCTTGGCCGCGTCTGGCACTCGCCGGCGGCCTGCTGCTGACCGCGCTGCTGCTCGCGTGGCTGCCATGGTGGCTGGCCGCCGCGCTGATCCTGGTGCCGCTGCTCGTGGGCCTGATCGTGCTGGAGCCGGCGCTGGGGCTGTACGCCGCGATCCTATCGGTGCCGGTGCAGGAGACGGTGCGGCTGCCGACGGGCCTGACCGTGACGCAGGTGGTGGTGGTGTTGGCCTTCGGCGCGTGGCTGCTGCGCCTGCTGGCGCACCCCGAACGCTCGCCGCGTCTGTGGCTGCTGGGTCCCTGGCTGGTGTTGCTGGGCGTGTTGCTGGCCTCAGCCGTGCTGAGTCCCTATTCACGCCTAGAGGCGCTGCTGCAGTTCGCACGTTGGGTGGCATCTCTGTTGGCATTTATCCTGACGCTGGGCACGATCAGCACCCGGCACCGCCTGTGGGGATTGGTGGCAGCGCTGCTGCTCGGCCCGCTGATCGCGGCGCTGATCGGCCTGGTCCAGTTCGTGGTGCCCAGCACCGCACCGGAGAGTTTTCTGATCCTGGGCGAGCGTTTCGCGCGGGCCTCGGCCACCTTCGGCAAGCCCAACCCCTTCGCCGGCTACCTCAACATGGCCTGGCCGCTGGCTCTGGCGCTGGCGATCTTCTACGCCCACCGCGCGCTGGTGCGCACCGCATGGCGGCTACACGCTACGCTGTTGGCGCTGCTGTTCGGCGGCGCCACGCTGGTGCTGCTGGCCGGGCTGTTCGCCTCCTACTCGCGTGGCGGCTGGCTGGGTGCATCGGTCGGCCTGCTGACCCTGGCGCTGGCCGGTGGGCGGCGCACCACGCTGCTGGCCGGCTTGGGCGTGCTGCTCGCGCTGCTGGTGGGCCTGCTGGGTGCCTTCCGCGTGCTGCCGCCGGCGTTCACCGATCGCCTCACGCCCGTGGTCGAAAACCTGCGCATCTTCGACGCCGGCGAAGTTGCCATCACCGACGACAACTTCGCGATCGTTGAGCGCATGGCGCATTGGCAAGCCGGCTGGCGCATGTGGCAGGCGCATCCGCTGCTGGGCGTGGGCGTGGGCAACTACAACACTGCCTACCGCGATTTTTATGTCGCGCCCTGGGCCATCTCGCAAGGCCATGCCCACAACTACTATATCCACATGCTGGCCGAAAGCGGGCTACTGGGCCTGCTGGCCTACCTGGGACTGATCGGCGCGATGGCCTACGCCGCGATCCGCGCCCGGCAACAGGGCAATGGCACCGTCTGGGGCGCCGCAGCAGCGGGGGTCTGTGGTATCATTGCCGCGGTAGCCGGGCACAACGTGTTTGAAAATTTGCATGTCCTGAACATGGGGATCCAGTTGAGCGGCGTGTGGGGGCTGGCGATCATCGCCCCGCGCCTGAAGAGCGAGGGCGACGCATGA
- a CDS encoding twin-arginine translocase TatA/TatE family subunit, translating to MFGGLGVPELLLILAIVIAIFGAGKLAGIGGALGSSIREFRRNVRDDEPVRPAERAEEPRDTTPRA from the coding sequence ATGTTTGGCGGCCTTGGAGTACCTGAACTGTTGCTGATCCTGGCGATCGTGATCGCCATTTTCGGCGCCGGCAAACTGGCCGGTATCGGTGGCGCGCTGGGCAGCAGCATTCGCGAGTTTCGGCGCAACGTGCGCGACGATGAACCGGTCCGTCCGGCAGAGCGGGCGGAGGAACCGCGCGACACGACGCCTCGCGCCTGA
- a CDS encoding MBL fold metallo-hydrolase — protein MELEVRALASGSSGNAFLIRTSAPGARALLLDAGLSARALERLLCRYNVLPGDLAALIITHEHHDHARGALPLARRYGAPLVCTPGTAAALGAALAGVEVRRLHSDGVSIGALDLWSFPVPHDAAEPCGLVLRCGRLTVGLALDLGHAPAHVAEALRQADLVIVEANHDREKLLAAPYPWSTKHRIMGERGHLSNLQAAQLLAAIAADGRPRDVWLAHLSEQANEHPQSVLRHVANALDLLGISWLRLDVAQRDRPSAVWAGGQALHQSSLLDLF, from the coding sequence ATGGAACTCGAGGTGCGCGCGCTGGCCAGTGGCAGCAGTGGCAACGCCTTTCTGATCCGCACGTCCGCGCCCGGCGCGCGGGCGCTCTTGCTGGATGCCGGCCTCTCGGCGCGCGCGTTGGAGCGGCTGCTGTGCCGCTACAACGTTCTGCCCGGCGACCTGGCGGCGCTGATCATCACCCACGAACATCACGACCACGCGCGCGGCGCGCTGCCGCTGGCGCGGCGCTATGGTGCGCCGCTGGTTTGTACGCCCGGTACGGCAGCGGCGCTGGGAGCGGCCCTAGCCGGCGTCGAGGTGCGCCGGCTGCACAGCGATGGCGTGTCCATCGGCGCGCTCGATCTCTGGAGCTTCCCGGTGCCGCACGATGCCGCCGAGCCCTGTGGCCTTGTGCTGCGCTGCGGACGCCTCACCGTTGGCCTGGCGCTGGATCTGGGGCACGCGCCCGCGCATGTGGCCGAGGCGTTGCGTCAGGCCGACCTGGTGATCGTCGAAGCCAACCACGACCGCGAAAAACTGCTGGCCGCGCCCTACCCGTGGAGCACCAAGCACCGCATTATGGGTGAGCGTGGCCATCTCTCCAATCTCCAGGCGGCCCAACTGCTGGCCGCCATCGCCGCGGATGGTCGTCCACGCGATGTCTGGCTGGCGCACCTGTCCGAGCAGGCTAACGAGCATCCGCAGAGTGTGCTGCGGCATGTCGCCAACGCGCTGGACCTGCTCGGTATATCCTGGTTACGCCTGGATGTCGCGCAGCGCGACCGGCCCAGCGCGGTCTGGGCGGGTGGACAGGCGCTGCATCAGTCGTCGTTGCTGGATCTATTCTAG
- a CDS encoding single-stranded DNA-binding protein produces the protein MKPIRGTVNFVELIGWLGNDPELRYTPSGVAVAEFSIGTKRPANRNEDGSWNYDTDWIDVVAWDQLAENVATNLRKGRRVRVTGSLKTDTWEDRDGHHRKRITVRADDIIFLDTRTTLDEATVDDASV, from the coding sequence ATGAAACCGATCCGGGGTACGGTCAATTTTGTCGAGCTGATTGGCTGGCTGGGCAACGATCCCGAACTGCGCTACACACCGTCAGGCGTGGCGGTAGCCGAATTCAGCATCGGCACCAAACGGCCTGCTAACCGCAACGAAGACGGCTCCTGGAACTACGACACCGACTGGATCGACGTCGTCGCCTGGGACCAACTGGCCGAAAACGTTGCGACCAACCTGCGCAAGGGCCGGCGTGTGCGCGTCACCGGCAGCCTCAAGACCGACACCTGGGAAGATCGCGACGGCCATCACCGCAAGCGCATCACCGTGCGCGCCGACGACATCATCTTTCTCGACACGCGCACAACGCTGGACGAAGCAACCGTGGACGATGCCAGCGTCTGA
- a CDS encoding histidine phosphatase family protein produces MQPTRLFLVRHGETTANVAGRMQGRGNDPLTPRGQQQVQAIAARLAGERPPISAIYTSPLLRARLTAEAIAARLNLPLRLRDGLQEMHLGQLEGVSAEELLRAAPRDPDQAYPGGESPRAFVERIMGTLYGIAAAHPGEAVVVVSHGGVISTALAIWNEGHGAGWTRYAPANCALSIIEFNAQPRIVLLNDCAHLDA; encoded by the coding sequence ATGCAGCCGACGCGATTATTTCTGGTACGTCACGGTGAGACCACCGCCAACGTCGCCGGGCGCATGCAGGGCCGCGGCAACGATCCGCTCACGCCGCGCGGACAGCAGCAGGTGCAGGCCATTGCGGCGCGCCTGGCCGGCGAACGGCCGCCGATCAGCGCGATCTACACCAGCCCGCTGCTGCGGGCACGGCTCACCGCCGAGGCCATCGCCGCACGACTGAACCTGCCACTGCGCCTGCGCGACGGCCTGCAGGAGATGCATCTGGGCCAGTTGGAAGGGGTTTCCGCCGAGGAGTTGTTGCGCGCCGCGCCGCGCGATCCGGACCAGGCCTACCCGGGCGGTGAGTCGCCACGCGCGTTCGTCGAGCGCATCATGGGCACGCTCTACGGCATCGCTGCTGCCCATCCCGGCGAGGCGGTGGTGGTGGTGAGCCACGGCGGTGTGATCAGCACAGCCCTAGCGATCTGGAACGAGGGCCATGGCGCGGGCTGGACGCGCTACGCGCCGGCCAACTGTGCGCTGTCGATCATCGAGTTCAACGCCCAGCCGCGGATTGTGCTGCTCAACGACTGTGCCCACCTCGATGCCTGA
- a CDS encoding NAD-dependent epimerase/dehydratase family protein: protein MTTYLVTGGAGFIGSHLCEALLARGARVVCVDNFNDYYQPERKRRNLRAALEHPAFTLVEADFRDQAAMHQVFATHRPARVAHIGAMAGPRPSMQRPLLYEEVNIRGTLVLLDLARQHNVEGFLLASTSSVYGRTPTPWSETSATDQPLSPYAATKKAAEVLAFTYHSLYGLPTQIVRFFTVYGPRGRPDMTPYLFVDAMRQGRPITLFNGGQGVYRDWTYIDDVIAGVLAAMELNPAFEIFNLGNAHPVQLADFVALLERITGYQAQIEARPLPPADPPITYADISKAQRLLGYQPCTPLEEGLSHFWAWYRRDVLA from the coding sequence ATGACAACCTATCTTGTCACCGGCGGCGCGGGTTTTATCGGCTCGCACCTGTGCGAGGCGCTGCTGGCGCGGGGCGCGCGCGTAGTCTGCGTCGATAACTTCAACGACTACTACCAGCCGGAGCGCAAACGGCGCAATCTGCGCGCGGCGCTGGAGCATCCCGCCTTCACGCTGGTCGAGGCCGATTTCCGCGACCAGGCGGCCATGCATCAGGTGTTCGCCACGCATCGGCCCGCGCGCGTCGCCCACATCGGCGCGATGGCCGGGCCACGCCCCTCGATGCAACGCCCGCTGCTCTACGAAGAGGTCAACATTCGCGGCACGCTGGTGCTGCTCGATCTGGCGCGCCAGCACAACGTCGAAGGCTTTCTACTGGCCTCCACCTCGTCGGTGTATGGCCGCACGCCCACGCCCTGGAGCGAAACCAGCGCCACCGACCAGCCGCTCTCGCCCTACGCCGCGACCAAAAAGGCTGCCGAGGTGCTGGCCTTCACCTACCACTCGCTGTATGGCCTGCCGACGCAGATTGTGCGCTTCTTTACCGTGTACGGGCCGCGCGGCCGCCCGGATATGACGCCCTACCTGTTCGTAGATGCTATGCGCCAGGGCCGACCGATCACGCTCTTCAACGGCGGCCAGGGGGTATATCGCGACTGGACCTATATCGACGATGTCATCGCCGGCGTGTTGGCGGCCATGGAGCTCAACCCCGCCTTTGAGATCTTCAACCTGGGCAACGCCCATCCGGTGCAGCTCGCCGATTTTGTGGCGCTGCTGGAACGTATCACCGGCTACCAGGCGCAGATCGAAGCCCGGCCACTGCCGCCGGCGGATCCCCCCATCACCTACGCCGATATCAGCAAAGCCCAGCGCTTGCTGGGCTACCAGCCCTGCACACCGCTCGAAGAAGGACTGAGTCACTTCTGGGCGTGGTACCGGCGCGATGTCCTGGCCTGA
- a CDS encoding UDP-glucuronic acid decarboxylase family protein has product MRILITGGAGFIGSHLCDRFLADGHEVIAMDNLLTGTPDNIAHLIGHERFTFIKHNVTNYIYVAGPLDAILHFASPASPIDYLELPIQTLKVGALGTHNALGLAMAKGARFLLASTSEVYGDPLVHPQPESYWGNVNPVGPRGVYDEAKRFAEAITMAYQRYHGLETRIVRIFNTYGPRMRLADGRVVPNFIQQALRREPLTVYGDGQQTRSFQYIDDLVEGIVRLLFSDEKEPVNIGNPREFTIREFAELVNRLTGNPAGIVVKPELRITDDPQTRQPDISKARRILGWEPRVPLEEGIRRTIPYFREQLQRLGQLPAEEPATTPH; this is encoded by the coding sequence ATGCGCATTTTGATCACCGGCGGCGCCGGCTTCATCGGCTCACACCTCTGCGATCGCTTTCTGGCCGATGGCCATGAGGTGATCGCTATGGACAATCTGCTCACCGGCACGCCCGACAACATCGCCCACCTGATCGGCCATGAGCGCTTCACCTTCATCAAGCACAACGTGACCAACTACATCTACGTCGCGGGACCGCTGGACGCGATCCTCCACTTCGCCTCGCCGGCCAGCCCGATCGACTACCTGGAGCTGCCGATCCAGACACTCAAGGTCGGCGCGCTGGGGACGCACAACGCGCTGGGCCTGGCGATGGCCAAAGGCGCGCGCTTCCTACTGGCCTCGACCTCGGAGGTCTATGGCGATCCGCTGGTGCATCCGCAGCCGGAATCGTACTGGGGCAATGTCAATCCGGTCGGGCCGCGCGGCGTGTACGACGAGGCCAAGCGCTTCGCCGAGGCGATCACCATGGCCTACCAGCGCTACCACGGCCTGGAGACGCGCATTGTGCGCATCTTCAACACCTACGGGCCGCGCATGCGCCTGGCCGACGGTCGCGTCGTGCCCAACTTCATCCAGCAGGCGCTGCGCCGCGAGCCGCTGACGGTCTATGGCGACGGCCAGCAGACGCGCTCGTTCCAGTACATCGATGACCTGGTCGAGGGCATTGTGCGCCTGCTCTTCTCGGACGAGAAAGAGCCGGTCAACATCGGCAATCCGCGCGAGTTCACCATTCGCGAATTTGCCGAGCTGGTCAACCGCCTGACCGGCAATCCCGCCGGCATCGTGGTCAAGCCCGAGCTGCGCATCACCGACGATCCGCAGACGCGTCAGCCGGACATCAGCAAGGCGCGGCGCATCCTGGGCTGGGAGCCGCGCGTGCCGCTGGAGGAGGGCATTCGCCGCACGATTCCCTACTTCCGCGAACAACTGCAGCGCTTGGGCCAGCTCCCTGCCGAGGAGCCAGCCACCACGCCGCACTGA
- a CDS encoding peptide deformylase, which produces MPVRPMLELGDPRLRQPAQAVGDAAAPEIAALLDDLWATLDDFRRRRGWGRALAAPVIGVPLRVVVIAVEGRLELINPRFAGWSREQVAAYESCMTFDCIWGEVIRPARVVVVAQDRQGREQRYDATGDLARVLQHEIDHLDGLVWLDRDPDPLTICTTGEYRRRYRSAS; this is translated from the coding sequence ATGCCGGTGCGTCCCATGCTGGAGCTGGGCGATCCCCGGCTGCGCCAGCCGGCGCAGGCGGTCGGCGACGCGGCTGCCCCGGAGATCGCCGCGCTGCTGGACGATCTGTGGGCAACGCTGGACGATTTCCGCCGGCGGCGCGGCTGGGGCCGGGCGCTGGCCGCGCCGGTGATCGGTGTGCCGCTGCGCGTGGTGGTGATCGCCGTCGAGGGCCGCCTGGAGCTGATCAACCCCCGCTTCGCAGGCTGGAGCCGCGAACAGGTGGCGGCCTACGAATCGTGCATGACCTTCGACTGCATCTGGGGCGAAGTCATCCGCCCGGCGCGGGTGGTGGTTGTGGCCCAGGATCGGCAGGGACGCGAGCAGCGCTACGACGCCACGGGCGACCTGGCGCGGGTGCTCCAGCACGAGATCGACCACCTGGATGGGCTGGTCTGGCTCGATCGTGATCCCGATCCGCTGACGATCTGCACCACCGGCGAGTACCGCCGGCGCTACCGCTCGGCCTCCTGA